Sequence from the Marinobacter antarcticus genome:
GGGCAATCGCGAGAGAATGAACTGGATATCGTCCGCCGGCAGCCCGACCAGCGCTTCGGCGGCATCCAGGGGAGTGAGCTCTCGGATATGCTCAATCTGCTCGGTCAGCTCCATACTCTGCGTCATGTCGCGCTCCGGTATCGGTGTTGGAAATCTGACTATAGCAGGAGCGGGACAAAGCGGTGGAGTGAGTTTCGGCTTGTGACGTCCTCGCTTTCCCCCGACAATACCCTTGGATTTGCCTGTCATCCCAATGTCAGGCAGCCCACCCAAAAGCGCTAAAACCCGCGGGCATTGATTCGTGCCTGTTATCCGAGATTAACAGTGGTGTATGAGACGCATGAGTAACGAACAACCGAACAATCCATTGCACGGTGTAACGCTTGAGCAAGTCGTAACAAGGCTGCAAGAGCATTACGGCTGGGATGGGTTGGCGCAAAGAATCAACATCAACTGCTTTAAAAGCGACCCGTCGATCAAGTCATCGTTGAAGTTTTTACGCAAAACCCAGTGGGCCAGAGACAAGGTTGAGAGCTTGTATATATCAACTTTTGAAGAAGGATAAAGAAAGCAAGCTCACCATTCATCTTCCGGCTTTTAGGCGTACATTGGAACGTCAGTTATATATCGGTCAGTGAACTGGCAAAAAACGTCCACCCGGCCCAAGAAGGGACAGGGAGAATGCCATGCCAGGAGGCGATGGATGCAGTGCGGCTCTGATCGCCTCGCATCCGCTCTCCAGCCAGATTGCACCATAACTAAGCGCCTCTCTTTAGACTGCACGTTTTTGGGCATGTTGCTGTGTGGCGTGAGCCGCTCAGCGCCTGTTTTTCTATAGTAACCATCTGAAATATAAAGGAGTTTTTAAAGTCTGGAACGGCTAGTGCAGAGCAGGGTTGCGTAACTGACGAATTGCGCAACCCACTAGAATGCAAAGGATGACGAAATGAGCATCAAAAAAAACGTGAAACTGGGCCTCTCTGCACTGGCGCTATCCATCTCTCTCAACTCCGTTGCCGCTGAAGATCCTATCAAGGTCGGTATCCTGCACTCCCTCTCCGGCACCATGGCGATCAGTGAATCCACCCTGAAAGACACCATGCTGATGCTGATCGAAAAGCAGAACAAAGCCGGCGGTGTGCTGGGTCGTCAGCTTGAGCCGGTGGTTGTGGACCCCGCCTCCAACTGGCCGCTGTTTGCCGAAAAAGCCCGTGAGCTGCTGGCAAAAGAAAAAGTGGACGTGATCTTCGGTAACTGGACCTCGGTTTCCCGTAAATCCGTATTGCCGGTGATAGAAGAGCTGAACGGCCTTCTGTTTTACCCGGTTCAGTACGAGGGTGAGGAATCCTCCGAGAACGTTTTCTACACCGGTGCCGCGCCCAACCAGCAGGCCATTCCGGCGGTTGACTACCTGATGAACGACATTGGCGTTGAGCGCTGGGTTCTGGCAGGCACCGACTACGTTTATCCTCGCACCACCAACAAGATCCTCGAGACCTACCTCAAGGACAAAGGCGTGGCCGCTGGCGACATCATGATCAACTACACGCCGTTTGGTCATTCCAACTGGCAGGCCATTGTTTCCGATATCAAAGCGTTTGGTAGCGCTGGCAAGAAGACCGCCGTGGTTTCAACCATCAACGGTGATGCCAACGTTCCGTTTTACCGCGAACTGGGCAACCAGGGTATCGACGCCGCCGACATTCCGGTGGTTGCCTTCTCCGTGGGCGAGCAGGAACTGTCTGGTATAGACACCGCGCCTCTGGTGGGGCATCTGGCGGCCTGGAACTACTTCATGAGCGTGGAAAGTGACGCCAACTACGATTTCATCGATGCCTGGGTTGCCTATTCGGGTAACGAAGAGGCCGTCACCAACGACCCGATGGAAGCGCACTACATCGGCTTCAACATGTACATCGAGGCGGTCAAGAAGGCCGGCACTACTGACGTAGATGCTGTGAAAGACGCCATCATCGGCGTAGCCGTTCCTAACCTCACCGGTGGCTACGCCACCATGATGCCGAATCATCACATCACCAAGCCCGTGCTGATCGGCGAGATTCAGGACAACGGCCAGTTCTCCGTAGTCTGGGAAACGCCGTCTACCGTAGCGGGCGATGCCTGGTCTGACTTCCTGCCGGGTTCCAAAGACCTGATCAGTGACTGGCGCAAGCCGCTGTTCTGCGGAAACTTCAACGTGGTTTCCGGCACCTGCGGTGGTAAGGCCAAAGCAGCTGCTGAGTAAAGTTTCAAGCGGTTAGCACCGTTTTGCGGGCGAGGGCTTTTTCCTCGTCCGCTTTTTTAACACAGCATTTTCGCTTTACCCTTTTTCACCAGGACAGGACGCAACCATGGGCATCACTCGACTGCTCAGCCATCCGCTGCTCGCCTTCTTTCTGCTTTGCCCCGGCCTTTCGCAGGCAAAGGTAGAAGATTCGGAAGCGCAGAAACTGCTTACCACACTGGCAGAATCCTCATTTGCGGAAAAGAAAGAGGTGGTCAACCAGATCGCCGGCAGTGGCGATGAGCGCGCCCGAGGCTGGCTCGAATCCTACGCCAGCAACAAGCTGGGCCGCATTGAATCCAGCGGCCAATTCATCATCGTGCTGGAAAACCGGGGCCGGGACTGGACCGTGGAAAGCGCACTCACCGGCGAAAACCTCGGTGAAATTTCCCGCCGCGACATCGACACCATCCGCGTCAACAACGCTCTGCGTAATGAGCTGGAAAGCATCCTGTCGGTGATTGATCTGAAGAGTCCTGATGAGGACAACCGTTTATCCGCCGCCCGCGCCCTCAAAGGCAGCGTGGACGGAACTCTGGCTGAGCGCATACCCGAACTGATTGAAACCGAAGAGAGCGCGTCGGTTCAGGCGGCACTCACCGAAGCCCTGGCCATCTATAAAGTGGAAGAGCAGGGCGATGTTGCTGCCGTGGCAACCCTTTCCGGCAGCCTCAACTCAGAAGCCCGCGCTGCCCTGCAACAAGCCATGCGCAGCGACGATGCTGCGCTGGTGGCTGCGGCCACCGAGGCCATGGCAAGCATCGAACAGAAACTGACACTGAACCGTGCCGCTGAGACCCTGTATTTCGGGTTATCCCTCGGCTCCGTTCTGGTGCTGGCAGCCATTGGCCTTGCCATCACCTTCGGCGTGATGGGCGTGATCAACATGGCCCACGGCGAACTGATCATGCTGGGCGCCTACACCACCTGGGGCATGCAGCAATTGCTGCCGGGCCAGCCCGGTCTGGCGCTGCTCCTGTCCATTCCTGCCGGTTTTCTGGTGGCAGCACTGGCGGGTGTCGCGATAGAGCGCACCGTGATCCAGCACCTGAAAGGCCGCCCGCTGGAAACCCTGCTCGCTACCTTTGGTGTCAGCCTGATCCTGCAGCAGCTCGTGCGTACCGTGATTTCACCACTCAACCGCACCGTGATCACGCCAGACTGGATGAGCGGCTCGGTGATGATCAACGAAGCGCTGTCACTCACCCTGAACCGCCTTTACGTGATCGGCTTTGCCCTGGTGGTGTTCGCGGGCCTGATGCTGATCATGCGCAAGACCCGGCTTGGCCTGGAAGTGCGCGCAGTCACCCAGAATCGCGCCATGGCCCGCTCCATGGGTATCAAGGCTACGAAAGTGGACATCCTCACCTTCGCTCTGGGTTCCGGTGTCGCCGGCCTCGCGGGTGTTGCACTCTCCCAGATTACCAACGTTGGCCCCAATCTGGGCCAGAGCTACATCATCGACTCCTTCATGGTGGTGGTGTTCGGCGGCGTGGGTAACCTCTGGGGCACCCTGCTGGCGGGTATGACGCTGGGCACCATCAACCAACTTCTGGAACCGTGGGTCGGCGCAGTACTCGCCAAGATCATGGTGCTGGTCTTCATCATCCTGTTCATTCAGAAACGCCCTCGGGGACTCTTCCCCCAGAAGGGCCGTGCGGCGGAGGGTTAAGGTATGTGGTTAACGAGACCCTTGCAGGAACGTTCCACTCGAATTTTCCTGGGTGTGCTCTTCGCCTCTCTGGTGATTGTCAGTGTGCTGCATGTGTTCATACCGCAGGACAGCGCCCTGTATGTAAGCTCCTACACCATCACGCTGCTGGGCAAGTACCTGTGCTACGCGCTGCTGGCAGTGGCGGTGGATCTGGTGTGGGGCTACCTCGGTATCCTCAGCCTGGGCCACGGCGCCTTTTTCGCCCTGGGTGGCTACGCCATGGGCATGTACCTGATGCGCCAGATTGGTGATCGCGGCGTTTACGGCGATCCGATGCTGCCGGATTTCATGGTGTTCCTGAACTGGCAGGAGCTGCCCTGGTACTGGCTCGGCTTCGACATGGCCTGGTTCGCCTTCATCATGGTGCTGCTGGCGCCGGGCATCCTGGCTCTGGTGTTTGGCTTCCTGGCCTTTCGCTCACGGGTGACCGGGGTCTACCTCTCCATCATTACTCAGGCGCTGACGTTCGCACTGATGCTGGCCTTCTTCCGCAACGAGATGGGTTTTGGCGGCAATAACGGCCTGACCGACTTCAAGGACATCCTCGGCTTTGATCTGCGCACCGATGCCACCCGGCTTGGCCTGTTCATCGCCACCGGCATTGCTCTGGCCATTGGCTACCTGATCTGCCGCGGCATTGTTACCAGCAAGCTGGGCCGCGTGAGTATTGCCTGCCGGGATGCCGAGGCGCGCACACGGTTCCTCGGTTACCGGGTAGAGCGGGTGCAGCTGTTTGTGTTTGTGGTCTCCGCCATGCTGGCCGGTGTGGCGGGTGCGCTCTATGTGCCTCAAGTAGGCATCATTAACCCCAGCGAATTCTCGCCGTTGTTCTCCATCGAGGTGGTGGTCTGGGTGGCACTCGGTGGCCGCGCCACGCTATACGGTGCCGTCATTGGTGCAATACTGGTGAACTACGGCAAAACAGTGTTCACCGGCATCATGCCGGACGCCTGGTTGTTTGCGCTCGGCGGACTGTTTGTTCTGGTGACTGTGTTCCTGCCCAAAGGCATCGCCGGCCTGTTGTTCAAGCCGAAGAAAGCCAAGGACGCCGGTAACACCCTTCCGGAACAGGAGGCTACCGCATGAGCCTTATTCAGGAACTGACCAATCGGGATAAGGTATTTGAATTTCTTGTGCCGGCACAGTCCCCCGTGGATGTGCGGCACGGCCCCATTCTGTACCTGGAAGGCGTTAACGTCAGTTTTGATGGCTTCAGAGCCATCAATAATCTCAACCTCACCATCGACGACGGCGAACTGCGCTGCATCATCGGCCCTAACGGTGCAGGCAAAACGACCATGATGGACATCATCACCGGCAAAACCCGCCCGGATACCGGCTCGGTGTGGTTTGGCAGCCGCCACAACCTGCTCACCCTGAGCGAACCAGACATCGCCTCTCTCGGCATTGGTCGCAAGTTCCAGAAGCCCACGGTATTTGAAGCGCTGACGGTATTCGAAAACCTGGAGCTGGCCATGGCCACAGATAAGCGCATCCTGCCGACCCTGACCGCCATCATGACAACTGAATACCGGGATCGCATCGATGAAGTGCTGGAAATAATTGGCCTCAAGGAGCTGCGCCTGGCTCTGGCCGGCATTCTCTCCCACGGCCAGAAGCAGTGGCTGGAAATCGGCATGTTGCTGATGCAGAAGCCGCGCCTGCTGCTGGTGGATGAGCCTGTCGCCGGCATGACCGAACAGGAAATGGAACGCACCGCCGAACTGCTCACCAGTCTGGCCGGTAAACAATCGGTGGTGGTGGTAGAGCACGACATGGGCTTTGTGCGCTCCATCGCCCGCAAAGTCACCGTTCTGCACCAGGGCAGCGTGCTGGCGGAAGGCTCCATGGACCAGGTCTCCAACGACCCGGAAGTGATCAAGGTGTATCTCGGGGAGGAGGCGTGATGCTCAGGATCGACAAGCTCAACCAGTATTACGGCGAAAGCCACACCCTCTGGGATCTGGAGCTGGACGTACCCCAGGGCCAGTGCACCTGCGTGATGGGGCGAAACGGTGTAGGCAAGACCACTCTGATGAAATGCATCATGGGCGAGGAGAGCGTGAAAAGCGGCTCCCTCGCGTTCGCCTCGGACGTGGAACTCACCCAAAAGAAAATAGAAGACCGCGCCCGCCTCGGCATCGGTTATGTGCCCCAGGGCCGGCAGATCTTCCCGCTGCTGACCGTGGAAGAAAACCTCCGTACCGGACTGGCCGTGCGCAAAGATGGCTGCAAGGTAATCCCCGCACGGGTGTACGAATTGTTCCCGGTGCTGAAAGAAATGCGCCATCGCCGGGGCGGCGATCTTTCCGGCGGCCAGCAACAGCAGCTCGCCATTGGCAGGGCGCTGGTGATCGAGCCCCGCCTGCTGATTCTGGATGAGCCGGGTGAGGGCATTCAGCCCAACATCGTCGCCCAGATTGGTGAGGTTATCCGCAAGCTGATTGAGGAAGACGGTCTTACCGTGTTGCTGGTCGAGCAAAAGCTGCCGTTTGCCCGCAAATACG
This genomic interval carries:
- the urtA gene encoding urea ABC transporter substrate-binding protein, with product MSIKKNVKLGLSALALSISLNSVAAEDPIKVGILHSLSGTMAISESTLKDTMLMLIEKQNKAGGVLGRQLEPVVVDPASNWPLFAEKARELLAKEKVDVIFGNWTSVSRKSVLPVIEELNGLLFYPVQYEGEESSENVFYTGAAPNQQAIPAVDYLMNDIGVERWVLAGTDYVYPRTTNKILETYLKDKGVAAGDIMINYTPFGHSNWQAIVSDIKAFGSAGKKTAVVSTINGDANVPFYRELGNQGIDAADIPVVAFSVGEQELSGIDTAPLVGHLAAWNYFMSVESDANYDFIDAWVAYSGNEEAVTNDPMEAHYIGFNMYIEAVKKAGTTDVDAVKDAIIGVAVPNLTGGYATMMPNHHITKPVLIGEIQDNGQFSVVWETPSTVAGDAWSDFLPGSKDLISDWRKPLFCGNFNVVSGTCGGKAKAAAE
- the urtB gene encoding urea ABC transporter permease subunit UrtB, with the translated sequence MGITRLLSHPLLAFFLLCPGLSQAKVEDSEAQKLLTTLAESSFAEKKEVVNQIAGSGDERARGWLESYASNKLGRIESSGQFIIVLENRGRDWTVESALTGENLGEISRRDIDTIRVNNALRNELESILSVIDLKSPDEDNRLSAARALKGSVDGTLAERIPELIETEESASVQAALTEALAIYKVEEQGDVAAVATLSGSLNSEARAALQQAMRSDDAALVAAATEAMASIEQKLTLNRAAETLYFGLSLGSVLVLAAIGLAITFGVMGVINMAHGELIMLGAYTTWGMQQLLPGQPGLALLLSIPAGFLVAALAGVAIERTVIQHLKGRPLETLLATFGVSLILQQLVRTVISPLNRTVITPDWMSGSVMINEALSLTLNRLYVIGFALVVFAGLMLIMRKTRLGLEVRAVTQNRAMARSMGIKATKVDILTFALGSGVAGLAGVALSQITNVGPNLGQSYIIDSFMVVVFGGVGNLWGTLLAGMTLGTINQLLEPWVGAVLAKIMVLVFIILFIQKRPRGLFPQKGRAAEG
- the urtE gene encoding urea ABC transporter ATP-binding subunit UrtE, which produces MLRIDKLNQYYGESHTLWDLELDVPQGQCTCVMGRNGVGKTTLMKCIMGEESVKSGSLAFASDVELTQKKIEDRARLGIGYVPQGRQIFPLLTVEENLRTGLAVRKDGCKVIPARVYELFPVLKEMRHRRGGDLSGGQQQQLAIGRALVIEPRLLILDEPGEGIQPNIVAQIGEVIRKLIEEDGLTVLLVEQKLPFARKYADRFAILDRGRRVAEGEIAGLTDELIKKHLTV
- a CDS encoding VF530 family protein, coding for MSNEQPNNPLHGVTLEQVVTRLQEHYGWDGLAQRININCFKSDPSIKSSLKFLRKTQWARDKVESLYISTFEEG
- the urtC gene encoding urea ABC transporter permease subunit UrtC is translated as MWLTRPLQERSTRIFLGVLFASLVIVSVLHVFIPQDSALYVSSYTITLLGKYLCYALLAVAVDLVWGYLGILSLGHGAFFALGGYAMGMYLMRQIGDRGVYGDPMLPDFMVFLNWQELPWYWLGFDMAWFAFIMVLLAPGILALVFGFLAFRSRVTGVYLSIITQALTFALMLAFFRNEMGFGGNNGLTDFKDILGFDLRTDATRLGLFIATGIALAIGYLICRGIVTSKLGRVSIACRDAEARTRFLGYRVERVQLFVFVVSAMLAGVAGALYVPQVGIINPSEFSPLFSIEVVVWVALGGRATLYGAVIGAILVNYGKTVFTGIMPDAWLFALGGLFVLVTVFLPKGIAGLLFKPKKAKDAGNTLPEQEATA
- the urtD gene encoding urea ABC transporter ATP-binding protein UrtD, with protein sequence MSLIQELTNRDKVFEFLVPAQSPVDVRHGPILYLEGVNVSFDGFRAINNLNLTIDDGELRCIIGPNGAGKTTMMDIITGKTRPDTGSVWFGSRHNLLTLSEPDIASLGIGRKFQKPTVFEALTVFENLELAMATDKRILPTLTAIMTTEYRDRIDEVLEIIGLKELRLALAGILSHGQKQWLEIGMLLMQKPRLLLVDEPVAGMTEQEMERTAELLTSLAGKQSVVVVEHDMGFVRSIARKVTVLHQGSVLAEGSMDQVSNDPEVIKVYLGEEA